Genomic DNA from Peribacillus simplex NBRC 15720 = DSM 1321:
CAATCAGGCTGTTGATGTTTTGATGGCTGAAATTTCGGCATTCATTAAAAAGAAAGATCGTTTCAAAGAAGGCGATGTGCTTCGCTATGGATCTCAAATCGGTGAATCACTAGCCATCCACGATGATATTGTTACGGGGCAATTACTAGGTAAACATGAACCGACATTATTTAAAGAAAAAGAAGAGCTTGGCGAAGAGAAACGGCTATTAAAACATGACTTGGCAGGGTCCTTCAGTAAAAGGGATACAGATCAATTAATCGAGATAGAGAAAAAACTGGCCAAAGTCTTGGAGAAAATCCGCCAAAAAGAGATTCAATTCGTAAAAGAGGCAAAGGTCATCGGGACGACCTTGGCTAAAGCCGCAAATGATGAAACGGTTTATCAAAAGGAGTATGATCTGGTTATTTTGGACGAAGCGAGTATGGCTTACGTACCTCAGGTGGCTTTTGCTGCAGCGTTATCAAAGCATATTATCGTTTGTGGTGATTTCAAACAATTGCCACCTATTGCTTCGGCTCGTGATTCCCTCGTGAAACTTTGGCTAAAGGAAGACATTTTTCATCGGGCCGGTGTTGCCCAGTCTGTTGAAGAAGGAGAACTTCATCGTCATTTATTCCTATTAAAGGAACAGCGCCGCATGCATCCGGATATTTCAGCATTCACTAATCGTGTCGTCTATAACAATTTTGTTGGCGATCATATAAGTGTTGCCACTAGCAGGGAGGGCATAATGCAGGGTGAACCTTTTGCCAATAAGGCAGCAGCTCTTCTCGATACCAGCTTATCTGGGGAATATTGCATCACTGAACGGACATCCCACTCGAGAATGAATTTATGGCAATTACTTTTATCTTTTCAACTGATTCATGAAGCTTATGTGGGCGGATCAAGGTCAATTGGTTATGTCGCCCCATATCGTGCTCAGGCAGACTTGATGGAAAAACTATTGGATGACTTATATGACAAAGAACGGCAAACGGCGGATATCATCGCTGCAACTGTACATCGTTTCCAGGGAAGTGAACGTGAGATGATGATATTTGACACAGTTGATAGTTATCCGCAAAACAGGGCTGGAATGTTATTGACAGGGAGAGAAAGTGAAAGGCTCATTAACGTGGCCATAACAAGGACTAAGGGTAAGTTCGTACATGTATGTGACACTTCATTTGTTAACAAACATGTATATCGCAGCAAAACACTTCGTCAGCTTGTCGATCATCAAATTCAAAATGATCAAATTGTACCAAAGAAAGACATTGGAAAATGGGTTAAACACCAGCACCCGAAATTACAATGGATGCATGCCCGTAAATTGGGGGACTTTCAGGAAGATATTGAATCAACAAAACAAGAGATGGTTATCGCTGTACCGGATTTGAACAGTTTGTCAGAAGAATGGCAGCAATATTTATTGAAACGAAACCCTGCAGTGAAATTGACGATCATTTCTGCAAAAAGAAACCCTGATATCAACTCTGATCATTTTATTTGTTCACCTGTTTCATTTTCCTTTATCATATTTGATAAAAGAGTTATCTGGCTAGGTTTGCCCGTAGAGTCCAATAATCGGGTTCAGCCTCCATTTATAGCGGCTCGTTTGGATTCGCAAATAATGGCAGATGAATTACTATCTCAATTCAAAAAAAGTGAATAGCTTAGGAAAGGCCCTTAAAAAGGGCTTTTCTTCATTTACATATATCCCTAAAAAGACCTCGATAGAATAAGTGATGTCATCTTGAACCACCTGCGTGATTAATATATTTAAAAAAACACCTCGCTAGAATATATGATAGCCTCATACTCCCCAATTTAGATTCAACTCCTTATATTTTCTGCTAAAGGCTGCAAACTAAAATAACAAAGCAAGCGTTTCAGGCGACTTTCCACTAGTTATGATTTACTATTAAGTTACGAAAGACAAGAGAAAGGAGGTAACAAAATGAAACTGAGCATATTGGATCAATCCCCAATTGCATCTGGACAATCAGCACAAGAAGCTTTGCAGGCTTCACTCCAACTAGCACAAGAAGGAGATAGACTGGGTTATAGCAGAATCTGGTTAACTGAACATCATGATCTGCCGGGATTGGCCTGTTCCGTTCCAGAAGTTTTGATAAGCTATATTGGTGCACAAACAAAAAATATCCGGATTGGATCAGGGGCAGTGCTGCTTCCGCATTATAAGCCATACCGGATAGCAGAGACTTACAATATGCTTGCCACCCTTTTTCCAGGCCGGATTGATATGGGACTGGGGCGTGCTCCTGGTGGATCTGCCGAAGCAACGATGGCATTATCCGATAATTTTCTTCAGAATGTTTACAAAATGCCTGAACTTGTTCAAGAACTGTTGAATTTCCTAAGAGGTGAATTTCCGAAAGAACATCCGTTTTCAAATGTCTCTGCTGCTCCTGTCCCAATGGTACCGCCTGAACCATGGATATTGGGAACAAGCGGGAAAAGTGCAAAACTTGCCGCTGAGAATGGTGCTGCATACGCGTTTGGTGAATTCATGAGTGAAAATGATGGAGTGCAGAGCTTTCAGCAGTACCGTGAGCACTTTCAAATAAAAGGTTTTCTTAAAGAACCTAAAACGATTGTTACGGTTTCGGCCATATGCGCAGAAACGGAGGAACATGCTAAAGAAATCGCCCTGAGCAACACCCTATGGAAAATACAAAGTGGATATGGGGAAAGAAAGCAGGTTCCAAGTAAAGAAGAGGTAAGGAATCATGATTGGACTGAAAAAGAAAAAGCACTGATGGAAACCATGCATAAAAAACTGATTTTTGGTACCCCTTCACAAGTGAAGTATCGCCTATTGGAGATCCAGGAAAAATATCAAGCAGATGAAATCATGCTGATAACCATCACTCATAAGTTGGAGGATAGGCTTAATTCGTTTCGTTTGATTGCCAGGGAAATTCTTAACAGTTAATCCCTTCGAGCATTTTGTGTGCATTTTGTGTGCATTTTCTATATGATGACTTTGCGTCCAATTTATCATTATTGAAAGAAAGAAGATGAAGATATGAGTGCTGATCAACATGCAAAAAAACTTAGCGACATTTCTTTTTCCGTTCTGGACCTGGCTTCTATCGTTGAGGGTGGCACAGTTTCGGGAGCCTTTAAAAATACAGTAGAATTAGCTAAACATGCGGAGCAATGGAATTACAACCGTTTCTGGGTTGCGGAACATCATAGCATGCCTGGGGTTGCAAGCTCTGCAACGTCAGTGCTTATAGGCTATGTTGCAGGTAGGACGGAAAGAATTCGTGTGGGTTCTGGAGGCATAATGCTACCGAATCATGCACCGCTGGTTATCGCAGAACAATTTGGAACATTGGAAGCAATGTATCCTGGTAGAATAGATTTAGGACTGGGGCGTGCTCCGGGAAGCGACCAATTTACAGCCATGGCACTCCGGGGTGATGTACGTAATAACGGTCAGGATTTTCCTGAACAATTGGCACAGCTCCGTAGCTATTTAGATGCGGATTCTAAACATAATCGTGTTCGCGCCATCCCTGGCGAAGGACAGGATATCCCGATTTGGCTGCTAGGTTCAAGCGGCTTCAGTGCAGCATTATCAGCACAGCTGGGATTGCCATTTTCATTTGCAAGCCATTTTTCCCCTGAAAATACTCAACCAGCTTTAGCTCGTTACCGCAATAATTTCCAACCATCCGACGTTCTCGATAAACCTTATGTCATGGTTGGTATCAATGTATTTGCAGCTGATACTACGGAAGAGGCGCAAAGGATTGCTACATCTTATCAACAGCAGTTCTTGAATTTGATACGGAACACGCCTGGTCAACTTGCTCCTCCAGTTGATACGATGGAAGGACTTTGGACAGAATATGAAAAGGCCATTGTCATGAAACAGCTGAACGCTTCCATTATAGGAAATCCAAAAGAGGTTAAAGTGCAGTTGCAGGCATTTTTAAATGAAACACAGGCGGATGAAATGATTATAAACTCTGCCATTTATGATCAGGATGCACGCCTTCGTTCTTATGAAATCATTGCAGAAGTTACTGGAATGAAATAAGTGTCAAAGAATGAGCTTGCAGATTACGTGTCTGCAAGCTTTTTTATAAAATACATACCGATTGACTTCATAAATAAAGTTAGGAGAGAGTAATGAAACGAGAAGATCCTTTATCCTTAATATTTCACTTCACAGATAAACAAGGTGACAGCCGGCCTCTATATTTTACAAACCCGAAAAAAGTGTTCACCGCCCATTCAATTGAGGATGTCATTCCACAATTCCAAAAAGTCCAGGAAGCGATCGAACAGGGGCATTATGCAGCCGGATATGTTTCCTATGAAGCGGCACCTGCTTTTGAAAAATCTTTTAAAGTAAAAGATGGAGCCAAAATGCCATTATTATGGTTCGGGATTTTTGATAAACCGGAAGAAGAAATACCTGAAAAAATGACCGGGGCTTTTAATTTAGCTGAATGGCAATCAGAAACGGATTCAAAAACCTATCATTCCGGGTTTCAAAGGATAAAATCCGAAATCGAGAAAGGCAATACGTATCAAGTGAATTATACGATGCGTTTGCAATCCCAGTTCGAAGGAGATGACTCCGCTTTCTTTGATCGCTTGAAGAGAGCTCAACGGTCGAACTATAGTGCATATTTGAATGTGGGGACACATCGAATCCTATCGGCTTCACCAGAGTTGTTTTTCCGTTGGGAAGATGGTCAGCTGATTACTCGACCAATGAAAGGAACGGTAAAGCGGGGAACGACACTGAAAATGGATCAGATCAATGCAGACTGGTTAGCAGCCTCGGAAAAGAATCAAGCTGAAAACTACATGATTGTGGACCTGCTCAGAAATGATTTGGGAATGATTGCAGAACCAGGAAGCGTCAAGGTTCCACAGCTTAAGGCAATTGAAAAATATCCGACCGTTTGGCAAATGACATCCACGATTACAGCCGATACGAATCCAGGGACAACAATCATTGATATATTCAAGGCCCTTTTTCCATGTGGATCGATAACAGGGGCACCTAAAATTAAAACGATGGAGATCATCGCTGATATCGAGAATTCACCACGTGAAGTTTATTGCGGTGCAATCGGGTTTATCTCCCCTGAATCCGAAGCCGTTTTTAATGTGCCGATTCGTACGGTAGTGATCGATAAGGAAACTGGGAAAGCCGAGTATGGAGTAGGCGGGGGAATCACTTGGGATTCCGAGTTATCGGAAGAATATGAGGAAGCATTTTTAAAAGCCAAGTTATTGACGGTGGAAAGTCCTGCTTACAAACTATTGGAATCGATTAAGCTCAGCGATGGCGAATATTATTTGTTGCATGATCATATCGACCGGATGAAACAATCCGCTGATTACTTCAATTATCGGTTCTCTGAATTGTATCTTAGAGATCGACTCCAAAAGTTTGCGGAATTAAACCATGGGACGTTGCAAAAGGTAAGGGTACTACTTAATGAAAATGGTGAAATTGAAGTCTCCGGACAAGCAATCAAGCCCCTTGATTCAGAATTTACGGCCATCTTGGCTGAAACTCCAATATCAAGTGCAAATCCATTTCTATTTCATAAGACCACCAATCGTGATGTATATGAAGGCTTTCAACTGAATAATCCCGACTTCCATGATGTTCTGCTTTGGAATGAAGAAGGATTCATCACGGAATTCACGAACGGAAATGTAATGGTTAAGATAAATGGTGACCTCTATACCCCTCCGGTGGAATCAGGTCTCCTTGCTGGAACATTTCGTCAAGACTTGATCAGGAAGAAGGAAATCAAGGAAAAACCCATTTCAAAGGCTGACCTTAATAACGCTGAGGAAATTTGGTTTATTAATAGTGTGCGAGGGAAATTAAAAGTGAATTTAACTTTCTAAGCTGATTATTCGTAAAAAAGTGAAAATTGTAATCTTTATTGCAGTTTGTTGGGTTATCGTAGATCATGAATACAATATATTCTGGGAGGAACTGCTGTGGATTTGGTCCCATACAACTTTTGTCAGGTCCAGAAGGAAGGAAATATCTTATGGACCGAAATCTCCTGGATAAAATGAACCAGTCCACACATATCATCTGGGCGACTGGCGGGAGTATGGTACCAAAAGATATGATGGAACAATATTTATCTAAAAGTTAAAAAAGTTCACGAAAGTGAACTTTTTTCAGACTGTAGACAAATTCGAAGAAAATCGAGTTTGCCTGCAGTTTTTTTATTAATAAAACGTTCCAGTTGATTTCAGCCGGAGCACTTTTTTCGTCGCCCACACTGTTTTTCGACCGTCACAGCATTATTCGGACTCCGGAGCATTCTTTTTGCGGCCCACATATAGAAGA
This window encodes:
- a CDS encoding LLM class flavin-dependent oxidoreductase → MKLSILDQSPIASGQSAQEALQASLQLAQEGDRLGYSRIWLTEHHDLPGLACSVPEVLISYIGAQTKNIRIGSGAVLLPHYKPYRIAETYNMLATLFPGRIDMGLGRAPGGSAEATMALSDNFLQNVYKMPELVQELLNFLRGEFPKEHPFSNVSAAPVPMVPPEPWILGTSGKSAKLAAENGAAYAFGEFMSENDGVQSFQQYREHFQIKGFLKEPKTIVTVSAICAETEEHAKEIALSNTLWKIQSGYGERKQVPSKEEVRNHDWTEKEKALMETMHKKLIFGTPSQVKYRLLEIQEKYQADEIMLITITHKLEDRLNSFRLIAREILNS
- a CDS encoding LLM class flavin-dependent oxidoreductase, translated to MSADQHAKKLSDISFSVLDLASIVEGGTVSGAFKNTVELAKHAEQWNYNRFWVAEHHSMPGVASSATSVLIGYVAGRTERIRVGSGGIMLPNHAPLVIAEQFGTLEAMYPGRIDLGLGRAPGSDQFTAMALRGDVRNNGQDFPEQLAQLRSYLDADSKHNRVRAIPGEGQDIPIWLLGSSGFSAALSAQLGLPFSFASHFSPENTQPALARYRNNFQPSDVLDKPYVMVGINVFAADTTEEAQRIATSYQQQFLNLIRNTPGQLAPPVDTMEGLWTEYEKAIVMKQLNASIIGNPKEVKVQLQAFLNETQADEMIINSAIYDQDARLRSYEIIAEVTGMK
- a CDS encoding AAA domain-containing protein translates to MNSTVNYIKEWQQALQLEILHLKKYGSTKYLVSNGHLLTDDGSFNYYFETGSSIKIPVGSLVRLEWGGIKQDGRILSSEGKSIIIVFDRSLGDMIGEAFLYHDPWELLEQLIIRLDEIKRSKRKRLRIKRLMDPSMPQKHPLNEKQSSVKELYARSKFNPVTFVWGPPGTGKTYTLARTVANHYLQDKKVLVLSHSNQAVDVLMAEISAFIKKKDRFKEGDVLRYGSQIGESLAIHDDIVTGQLLGKHEPTLFKEKEELGEEKRLLKHDLAGSFSKRDTDQLIEIEKKLAKVLEKIRQKEIQFVKEAKVIGTTLAKAANDETVYQKEYDLVILDEASMAYVPQVAFAAALSKHIIVCGDFKQLPPIASARDSLVKLWLKEDIFHRAGVAQSVEEGELHRHLFLLKEQRRMHPDISAFTNRVVYNNFVGDHISVATSREGIMQGEPFANKAAALLDTSLSGEYCITERTSHSRMNLWQLLLSFQLIHEAYVGGSRSIGYVAPYRAQADLMEKLLDDLYDKERQTADIIAATVHRFQGSEREMMIFDTVDSYPQNRAGMLLTGRESERLINVAITRTKGKFVHVCDTSFVNKHVYRSKTLRQLVDHQIQNDQIVPKKDIGKWVKHQHPKLQWMHARKLGDFQEDIESTKQEMVIAVPDLNSLSEEWQQYLLKRNPAVKLTIISAKRNPDINSDHFICSPVSFSFIIFDKRVIWLGLPVESNNRVQPPFIAARLDSQIMADELLSQFKKSE
- the pabB gene encoding aminodeoxychorismate synthase component I yields the protein MKREDPLSLIFHFTDKQGDSRPLYFTNPKKVFTAHSIEDVIPQFQKVQEAIEQGHYAAGYVSYEAAPAFEKSFKVKDGAKMPLLWFGIFDKPEEEIPEKMTGAFNLAEWQSETDSKTYHSGFQRIKSEIEKGNTYQVNYTMRLQSQFEGDDSAFFDRLKRAQRSNYSAYLNVGTHRILSASPELFFRWEDGQLITRPMKGTVKRGTTLKMDQINADWLAASEKNQAENYMIVDLLRNDLGMIAEPGSVKVPQLKAIEKYPTVWQMTSTITADTNPGTTIIDIFKALFPCGSITGAPKIKTMEIIADIENSPREVYCGAIGFISPESEAVFNVPIRTVVIDKETGKAEYGVGGGITWDSELSEEYEEAFLKAKLLTVESPAYKLLESIKLSDGEYYLLHDHIDRMKQSADYFNYRFSELYLRDRLQKFAELNHGTLQKVRVLLNENGEIEVSGQAIKPLDSEFTAILAETPISSANPFLFHKTTNRDVYEGFQLNNPDFHDVLLWNEEGFITEFTNGNVMVKINGDLYTPPVESGLLAGTFRQDLIRKKEIKEKPISKADLNNAEEIWFINSVRGKLKVNLTF